atatatttcatatgtaaatgcatatatgataataaatacataaacatttttttcttttcttttNtttttttttgttttttttttgtttgtttgttttgtttgtatttctttttttggtttttcaagacagagtttctctatataaccctgtttagcctggaactcactttgtagaccaggctagcctcgaactcagaactccactggcctctgcctcccgagggctgagattaaagacatgtgccaccatgcctggcacataaACATCTTTACAAATATATTCCACATGTTAAATGTCTCTTGGCATTCCTAACTGGTGTAGATAGATTATCTAGAAGAGGAACTTACCACattatataactttatattaAACAACTTAAAATTTATTAAGGTAAGATAATTAATTGTAAGGGCTTAACATCATACCATACAATTTGACAGACAGCCACATATAGTATATTAACAACTAAGCATACTAAATACTTGATTTTTCACACTTAAATGCTggtttaaagaacaaaaataaacacttttaagaGGAATGCTAGTGATTCATCCATTAATTTAAGTTATTCTCAGatgctatttttctctttcagataaACCTTTTCTTTGAGACTATGGCCAACTACACTCTGGTGACTGAGTTCCTCCTGGAGGTTTTTGCTGAGACTTGGGAGCTCAGGATCCTACTCAGTGTGCTGTTCCTGCTCGTGTACCTGGGCAGCCTGTTAGGGAAccttatcatcatcattgttactACAGTTGACCAGACCCTgaacacacccatgtacttcttcctcaggaaTCTCTCCATTTTAGACATGTGTTATGTTTCTATTACTCTGCCCAATGCATGTATTAACTCTCTCACTGACCGCAGGAGCATTTCTCTGGTTGGATGTGCAACACAGatctttttgttcttattttgtgcatttgtagAGGTTCAGTTTCTCACCATCATGGCccatgaccgctatgtggccatctgtaagcCTCTCCTCTACCCTGTGATCATGAACCATCAGTTCTGTGTTCAGATGTCACTGGCTTCCCTACTTACCTCTTTTATCCTTTCAGGTATGAACACTTTCAAAACTTTCCAGCTATCCTTTTGTCACTCTAATGTAGTCCCTAATTTCTTCTGTGATACCCCCTCTTTGCTGAGGCTTTCTTGCTCTGACACCTTTAACAACAAACTCTTAATTCTTCTGATTGCCATTGGCCTTGATGGCAGCTGCTTTACCTTCATTGCAGTATCATATGTTCGCATATTATCAGCTGTCTTGAAGGTTCCTgtcaaaggagagagaggcaaagccTTTTCCACCTGTGTTCCTCACATTATTGTGGTGTCTGTGTTTCTTAGTTCTGGTGCCTATGCATATCTAAAACCTCCAGCAATCTCAGAAGTAGTTGAGGATATGACTCTTTCTGGAATTTATACCAGTGTTCCTCCATTCTTAAACCCTATTATCTATAGTCTtagaaacaaacagataaagaAGGCTGTGAAGAAGGtaatattcagatttttttcatagttgtataaaataaagaaaaaatgtggaCCTACAAATATGCCCATGCACATCAAacctttttttaattatgtattggAGAGAtgttttttacattatttattctacttataatttcccctccctcttcttaaCCTAGTACTTTCCTACTCACTTGTACTTCCTACCTTATCCTCCCATCCA
This region of Mus pahari unplaced genomic scaffold, PAHARI_EIJ_v1.1 scaffold_13093_1, whole genome shotgun sequence genomic DNA includes:
- the LOC110315080 gene encoding olfactory receptor 14C36-like, coding for MANYTLVTEFLLEVFAETWELRILLSVLFLLVYLGSLLGNLIIIIVTTVDQTLNTPMYFFLRNLSILDMCYVSITLPNACINSLTDRRSISLVGCATQIFLFLFCAFVEVQFLTIMAHDRYVAICKPLLYPVIMNHQFCVQMSLASLLTSFILSGMNTFKTFQLSFCHSNVVPNFFCDTPSLLRLSCSDTFNNKLLILLIAIGLDGSCFTFIAVSYVRILSAVLKVPVKGERGKAFSTCVPHIIVVSVFLSSGAYAYLKPPAISEVVEDMTLSGIYTSVPPFLNPIIYSLRNKQIKKAVKKVIFRFFS